Below is a window of Leptospiraceae bacterium DNA.
CCTATAAGTTTCTAGCAAGTGCAGTAGAGAGAGGGTATAACGCATTTGAATATATCAAAAAAGATTCCGACATGGCAAACTTACGTAAGCAACCAGATTGGGAAACAAAAATCAAATCAATCAAAGCAAAGGCAAATTACGACGAATCTGCACTGAATGGAAAGATTACGGAAGAAGGACCGAGACAGCCAGAATATTTTTACCTCTGTAAATCCGGTGTCGCGCTCACTGTCGGTGGATATCAAATTGATTGTGCGGGAAAAGGATTTGATCGGGGCAAATGGAAATTAGTCAACGGTGATCTAAAAATCGATTTTACGGAAGACTGCTCACCAGAATATGTAGCCACAGCCGCCGAATCGAAAAAAGCAGAGTCAGAGCCAGCCTTTGAAGGTCAATGCCCTGTGGGCAAACCAAAGTTTGTCGCTTGTAAGAAGGTTAATTCGAAAGAATATTATTCCAATAGAAATTTTGCAAGAGAAGAAGTTAGAGCAATGCTTGTTCCTACAAGTGGTGGTGAGTATCCTTCTATGACCTTTGAAAAATTCAAAAATGGCAAAGAGCCAAAACAATGCGATCCAAATTTTAAAGTGCAAGCTTTGAAGGATTATGTAGTAGAGTAATTATTCTTTGCCACAGAGTCACAGAGACACGGAGAATTTTTCATTGTCTTTTCCGAATTATTGCGGTGATTCTGTGGCAATGCTGTTGCACATTACTAATAAGGCTTAGACCGATTTCTTCAATATAATTCTGTTCCTAAAGCCTCTGACACATACTGCCTATTTTCCGCTGATACAGTTAAACCAAGTCTTGCTACGAAAGTTTTTTCAAATTGTTTTTTTATTCATTCGACTCATCCTATCCGTGAACTTCAAATCAAAACTGGAAGCGCTTTTGGTTTCATGGTATGAATGTTTTTTAGTCCCTAAAAAGAAATAATAACAAGAAATGAGCACTAATAATTGTGAGTATTGAGAATTTCTTTTCCTTGCAATTTAAAATATTAATTATTTAAGTATAACGGAAAGATAAAAAAGGTAGGGAATTCCAATGAGCCATTCGCAACAGCTTGATATTAAAATGGTCGAGTCAATTCTTCAATCCAGTTCGATTGAAAATCTTGACATGAAAGAAATTTCAAATCTCTTCCTTGCAGAGAAATCCATTTCCAACTACAGACCGGAATCTATATTTCAAATTGATCCCAGAAACGGAGAATTGATAGTCTACAATTCTTCCCGAGCGACACGTCCAAGTTCTGGTCTCGAAGAAAAATTAGAAATACAAAAAGAAACAGAGCATTGCCATATTTGCTCCGGGAATACTACAGGGATAATGGACATTACCCACATGAGTGAAGGTTTTAGCTTTATTAATAAAAATATGTTTCCTATTTTTTTCCCTTACGAAACCGATTCACAAAATAACTTTGGGACAGTGTCTTTCGGGCTTCATTTTTTACAATGGACTTCTTCTTTTCACAATCGGGATTGGCATAATATTAGTTTGAAAGATGCAAGTATAGTGTTGTCAAGATTAGCCGCTTTAGAAAAAAAACTTCTTTTAGAATCAGGGAATATTATGCCTGAGTCAGTTTCTTCTTCAATCGATAAACAGACTTTTGGATATGTTTCCATTATAAAGAATTATGGTAAGGCTGCCGGCGGATCTTTAGCTCATGGACATCAGCAGATTGTTTCATCCAATATAATGCCGAAGCAGTTTTTTAATAACTGGATTTTCCAGGAAAGACATGGCTCTCCCTTTTCAAAATTTTTATTACAAGAAAATCCAGAAGAACTTGTTGTTAAGGATTACGGCAAGGCTGTGTTAGTCGTTCCGTATTTTATGCGACGTCCCTTTGATATGTTTCTAATTTTAAGAGATACATCTAAGAGATTTTTGCATGAATTAGACAAAGAAGAAGTTGAAATTGTCGCAAACGCATGGCAAGAGGCTACTCGTATTATACTTCTCATTTTAAAGAATCTTAAAAAAGAGGAAGCTTACAACATTGCAGTAAATAATGGTCCCGGTGCTGGTCTTTACATTGAATTTTTACCATTTACTCAATTGATAGGGGGTTATGAAAAAATTGGCCTTTGGGTTTGTCAGGAAAGTCCATTTAAAGCAGCTGAGACTCTTCGCAGTTTTATAGCTGACCTAGAGCCTCTTTGAGTCTTAAGGTAAAATACTATTATCCCTTTAAATAATCATCCACAAGTTCTTTCCATGTTTTCTTTAAGAGAGGATTTCCTTTTAGGGCAGTCTGGATTTTATTTAAATCGAGAACTGAATAAAGTGGTCTCTTTGCAGGAGTTGGATAAGCACTCGATGGAATAGGCTTTACCTTACACTTTGTATCTTTTAAAACATAAGCAGCAAGATCATACCAGGAGCAGTAGTCGGCTGGTCCAAGATGATAAATTCCGCTAAGATTTTTTTCTAAAGAGGCTACAATGAGTTGCGACAAATATGGAGTAGACGTTGGTCTACCGATTTGGTCACTTACAACATTTAATTCTGATTTTTCTGCG
It encodes the following:
- a CDS encoding tetratricopeptide repeat protein, coding for MKHLLTALLFTIAYTGLTAQEVKKDYLSYNWARYSINKFWSTRSEQQGAVTANANKFNMEGFKLYKAKKDTEAIKQYELAIEALPSGEIYYNYANSLSNVKRYEDAIKAYEIALKLDPPRPELALYNIACAYSLMNKPDNAYKFLASAVERGYNAFEYIKKDSDMANLRKQPDWETKIKSIKAKANYDESALNGKITEEGPRQPEYFYLCKSGVALTVGGYQIDCAGKGFDRGKWKLVNGDLKIDFTEDCSPEYVATAAESKKAESEPAFEGQCPVGKPKFVACKKVNSKEYYSNRNFAREEVRAMLVPTSGGEYPSMTFEKFKNGKEPKQCDPNFKVQALKDYVVE